The genomic stretch TTACCAGTAATTTTGACTGGGATTCTTGTGGTATGGATAGGTGGGACGGGGCAGTCAAATGGCCGGATCTTTTCTAAGGAGGCACAAGGCGCCGTGCTTGACCTAAAGCACTCTCTTGTCATTGATGCCACTGAGGCCCCTACCTTTTTTGGGTTCTATTGAGAAAGTCAATTAACCTTTGCCCCATGTGGTAATTAATTTTTGACCCACCCTGCGACAATAGAAATTTTACCAGCATTGGCTTTCCTTGTCTATGCCTTATCAGTTCTTAAGAATTCTGTTTCTGGCGGCAAGTTCCATGGATGGATGTTCTGGCACTACTATGATATCTAAAGGCATTCCATATGCGCCAGGTACTCATAATTATAATCTCAAATCCCTTCAAAATTGATCTTTATGCAATTCGGTATTATAATGAATACAGGAGGTTACCGTGAAAAACGTTATGACTGTACGAGTGGATCCAAAAGTAAAAAAGAGGCTTGAGAAACTGGCGCGTGCCACCGCGCGAACAAAATCTTTCCTTGTCGCTGATGCCATCGAAGAGTATCTAAGAATAAACGAATGGCATATAGAGGCGATTGAGAAAGGCATACTCCAGGCGGAAAATGGCTCTCTCACGCCTCACGAGGAAGTAAGAAAGAAGTGGGAGGCAAAGCTTGCAGATCCTATGGACTGACACTGGCATCTCAAGACCTTGAACCAATTGCAGCATATATAGGTGCCGATAAGCCCGAGCGGTTTCCCGGCAGGTTCTCATCATAATCGATGCGGTAGAGAATTTCATCGCACAAAGTCCCGGGCTGGGTCGTCCCGGGCGCGTTCCCGGCACAAGAGAGCTTGTTGTTCCGGGGACAAAATATATTGTGGCATATCGAGTAAGACACAGATCATTACAGATATTGAGGGTTCTGCATGGGGCAAGGAAATGGCCTGAGGAGTTTTAGGACCTCAAAATGAGCCGCAATACCCCCGCCTTGAAGGGATGTCATAATGATGTGCCTGAGAGAGCTTGTTGAGGAGCAGAAGTCTATTGACTTAAAATATCCTGAGATTATAGTGGTGAAGCATCTGGAGATAGCGCTATGAGCGAGAGACTGCCGTTGTTGAAGCCAGAGAGGAACTGAACAAGGTTCTTGAGGAACTGGGCTTTGTCAATACGAGGAAGTCTCCTGAAAGTCACCGACACTATTGCCATCCTGACGGGAGCAAGACAAAGGTTCCCTTTCATAAGGGCACGAACATAGGGCGGGGACTTTTAAGAAAGATCCTCAGGGATATAAAGATTACCCCAGAAGAACTTGGAAAACTGTTGTGAACTGCCGTGTCGGCAGAGGACCTGCACTGAGCGACATCCCCGAGATGAACGACCTGCATAATAAGAGTCCACAGAAATTCTCTTATGCAGAAATTTATCTATCTTTCCATTTCAATTGAAGATTGGGATCTGCTGAAATCAATGTATTTCGAAACTTTTCATCCATGATGATTTTTGTCGCCATTTTTCCCAATGCATTATGATTCGGCCGATCATCACCATACCATTCCCGGATCCCGAAGACGGTCCGAGAATTGTTGGTGAATAAAAATTCTGTCTTCCTGAGGCTGAAATCAAGATTGTCGGGATATTCATAATAAACGGCAAATTCCCATTGATGGCTCATGAGGTGCCTTGGAAGACCCTGCGGTTCCAGCTCACACCAGTCACCTATCCGACTGGTTATTCTGACAATATGATCAGGGCTTTTCTGAAGCTCATCTATTATCGCTCTCACCGCCTCAGCCTGTCCCTGGTTTATGACTATATCAAGGGCATGCCCTTTGCTGACGAGACTTGTAAAATATGGGATCCTGTGCGCTGCCAGTGCCTGATCGAGAAGGTATATCTGTTCACTGCGCAATTTCTCGAATAGACGTCCAAAGACCATTTCCAAATGGAAATGCGGTATCTTGATTTCAACGGGGCCCTCTTTCATATGAGTGGCGTGCTTGAACAAGTCAATCTGTTTTTCTTTGTGTGATTTACTTGAACGTCTATTCTGCTGACCCTGCCAGCCAGAGAGCTTCATAAAATATCAACCACCGTAAGCGAACCAGCAAGTAATTATTCCAATCATATTTTAGCACAAAAGGGTGACCAGGTGAATGGGATCAGGCAGTTCTGTCGATGAAGGTTCTCTTACCCCTGTTTTATACTGCAGCCCTGTTCTCCATGATTCTGCTCTCAACGCTCTTCTATAAATCCTTTTATGGAATCATATTGAGGGTACCCGTTTCTGTGATTCGCATGGTGGCTTTTCAGGAAGAATTTATGATAATCCCCGCTGCAATAAATCGTATAAGTCATTGAATCTGCAGATGTCAAATAGCCTTTGGAATAGGTATCCTTCCGGGCAGAGGGGCAAGTGGGAATTTCTCTTATTTTATCAGGCTTTAATTCCTCAAGCGATGAAGGATATCGCCCTTCATGAGCCTCGGCAAATTTTTCAAGAGATAAGGCAATACTGTGCAGGTTGGACGAACAGGCGACATACTGTCCACAGTGACGAACATGGATAAAATGCGGCAGAGCAATCCCCAGAAACAGAACAAGAAATATTCCAAGCAATATCAATGCCTTTTTCCATTTCTTTCTTGCAAGGCTGCTGATCGCAAGAAATGGAAGTGAGATAAACAAACCAATCAGGATAACGAGAATTATCACATTTACCATTGCTTATTCTTCCAAGCCGCCGTCTTGAGAGTCCAACTATTTGTGGAAGTCATTATGCCCGAACCTTTGCACTTTCTTGTTCCAATGATCTGTGCAACATGATAGACAGGAGGAAGCTTTGCATATTCCTCGAAAACCTCGGCATCACTGAGATGCTGTTCTCTTATTCTTCTCCAGTCTGCCATTATGCCTCACTCCTTCCATAATCCAGCAAGTATAATCTGAAAGCTTTCAGGTACAAATGGCTTTTCATATAGATCGCATATAATTCCAATGAGAGCGAAATAAGCGCGGTGAAGCAGGTATACATCGACATAAAATCTTTCTCATTCTTGGCTTCGTCCAGGTTAAAGAATTTCAGAAAAACTTCCGAGAATCTCATCAACGACCTGTAAATCATCATCATTGTCTTTGTAAGCTCTTTACTGTATGGGTAACGCACTTGCCGCAGCTTCTTGGAAAAGGCTCTCCGATATGAGAGCGAGTTCTCCTTATAACATTCGGCTTCTTCAATTTTCATAACTTCCTCTGATGCTATCCATTTATCAAGATTCTGAATATGGAATAATGCCAAATCTATCTGTAAAGCCACTATAGATTCGATAAAGATACTGCCGCCCACGTATTGAATCTGTGAAAACCAGAAGCAGAAAGCACCAAATGATTCTTCAAGAGAATGGATCGTGGTCATTCTCGAAAATCGCCGCAGATGCTGTAACCCCTCCCCGCACAGCCCATAAATTCTAAGAAGCCTCTGTAATGCATTTTTCAAATGCCCGGAATCTTCGCTATCTAATTCTTCCCCGGTTGTCAATTTCAGTGCCGATGAGAATTTTTTATAAAGATGATGAGTAAAAACATCAAGTGTTTCGATGTGAAACCTGTTTATATTAAGAATTGTCTCTCTGGCATTTATCCGGCTATCAGGCATCTCATGCCGCCTCTCTCTATCCTTCCTGCGTATCAACATCTTCGGACTTGTTCTGAGAAATAAGCGACAAACGCTTCATTTTCTTGACTCCATACGTCTAAAAAATACTTCACACTCATAGGTGGTTACTGAAAACCGGTCAAACAGAAATGCAAAGAACAAAGGACGTGAGCGGGAGCGCGAAGAGGCTCTTCCGTCTGAATATTCACAGGCATTCCACCCTATGCTGTGAGATGAGCACCAATATTGATATTCTTGGCACCTGCAATATTCCCTTTCATTCAGGGACCCAGCCGCCGATGATTCTCATATCATCCCGGTATTCACCAAGCAAATGCACAAGCTCAAGCATCACCGAGTTTGCGGCTTCCGTCATTTCATGCGAATAATCATTTATATCTTCCATGCCGGTCTTATAACCTCTTCGAGGAGTGCCTCTGCGGCCTCTTTCCCCCTGCCCGGATACCTGTTAAGGTCAAGGTACAACTGGACAGGTGACACGATCCCGATCCCATTTACTTCCCTTGAGCCATAAAATACATACTCATCATAGGGACTCCAGAGACTGATATTCGCTCCCCTGTCCGCTGGTTTGATTTTCATTGAAGATTCTATGAGGCCGATAGCATCACTCTCAATGAATATCATAGCCTGCTGATAGCGGACTGCGGGGGCCAGTCTCGCCGCGCCGGAAAAGCCAGCCAAACCATAGCTGATTCCTTTCTTTTTACAGAATCCAGCTATTTCAGATTCTAGTACCGCGATTGATTTCATGCTGTAGTATGACCTTATCATATTGGCTTCGTAAAGATAATTCTCAGCCCACTTGCTCAGGAGCTGCTCCGGCTCTTTTACCGTGATACCGTCTTTCGTATCGGTGACGAATTCCTGCTCCATCAGCTTTTTCTTGATGTTGGATGCAAGGCCGAGACTCACTTTTGCCTTACGTGACAGCTCCTGCACCTTCCATATTTTACCTGGATTGTCCAGCAGCACCCTTAATATGCGGGTCGCCCTTGGTGAAAAGAGTGAGCCAAGCTCCCTTTTCTCCTGAAAAAGACTCGGATAGTTGCTTTTCTCTATGAAGACATTCTTGAATGAGAGGGAGCAGTTGCCGGAAAAATCAATATAACCTCTCCCTTCGCTTCTGCAGATCTCTGCTGATCGGGGAGATATATAGGGAGCCATTATGATACAATATGCATTACGAAACCTATCCTTATGGCGGAGAAAATGATTGATCGCACGGTTAACGAATCGTGGCTGACCGCTATTTTCCACTTCGATAACAAGCAGCTGATCCCCTGAAGAGGGGACTCTCACTCTCGCGATGAGCGCCGCATCAGCCTCCTTATTTTCTTTGATTCGGCTGCCGGGTATCCTGGCGGTCTCAGTGATCTCAAGAATTTTAAGAAAGGGGATCCTTGATAACGTCTCTCTCAGGGCCTCAGCGGCTCTTTTCTCAATATCTTTCATCCCGAAGGCCTTTCATTAAAAATATCGATTTCAACATCCTGCTGAAATATATAATATCAGTGAAAGCAAAAAAAGTCAATCTCTGTCCTTTAAAGCTTGCCTGATAAGTCATAAGGATGTTTCATTATCCACTTTTCTGTTATAATAGCCTTGATATTGCAATTACATGACCTTCAGGGTAGGGGATGCTCTGATGGTGTAATGAGAGGGTGAATCAGATCGAACAGAATCCTTATATCAATCCAGATGATGAAAATGCCCCCGAGATAACTCTTGAAGAGGCTTACATTCCACTTGATGTCTATAACTATAATTATCTGCAGCGGCGAGTCAGCAATGCGTGCGCATTTTTCATGAGATGCAGCCTGCCTTTCGGCCTTATCATCATTGATATCGATCATTTCAAGCGCTTTAACGATTTGCATGGGTCTGACAAGGGAGACCTTCTCCTCAACAATTTCGTCAGCATGGTAAAATCATTCATGCGACGTGGTGACCTGCTTTCCAGTT from Candidatus Eremiobacterota bacterium encodes the following:
- a CDS encoding type II toxin-antitoxin system HicA family toxin, with protein sequence MNKVLEELGFVNTRKSPESHRHYCHPDGSKTKVPFHKGTNIGRGLLRKILRDIKITPEELGKLL
- a CDS encoding type II toxin-antitoxin system RelE/ParE family toxin: MGRPGRVPGTRELVVPGTKYIVAYRVRHRSLQILRVLHGARKWPEEF
- a CDS encoding type IV toxin-antitoxin system AbiEi family antitoxin, with amino-acid sequence MKDIEKRAAEALRETLSRIPFLKILEITETARIPGSRIKENKEADAALIARVRVPSSGDQLLVIEVENSGQPRFVNRAINHFLRHKDRFRNAYCIIMAPYISPRSAEICRSEGRGYIDFSGNCSLSFKNVFIEKSNYPSLFQEKRELGSLFSPRATRILRVLLDNPGKIWKVQELSRKAKVSLGLASNIKKKLMEQEFVTDTKDGITVKEPEQLLSKWAENYLYEANMIRSYYSMKSIAVLESEIAGFCKKKGISYGLAGFSGAARLAPAVRYQQAMIFIESDAIGLIESSMKIKPADRGANISLWSPYDEYVFYGSREVNGIGIVSPVQLYLDLNRYPGRGKEAAEALLEEVIRPAWKI
- a CDS encoding ribbon-helix-helix protein, CopG family; the encoded protein is MKNVMTVRVDPKVKKRLEKLARATARTKSFLVADAIEEYLRINEWHIEAIEKGILQAENGSLTPHEEVRKKWEAKLADPMD